In Mustela nigripes isolate SB6536 chromosome 2, MUSNIG.SB6536, whole genome shotgun sequence, a single window of DNA contains:
- the PDE12 gene encoding 2',5'-phosphodiesterase 12, whose product MWRLPGSRAALRGVRTAVERHTRAEAATEKAAGAMERAVVRCVPSEPKLSLSFALADGSHKNMQRDQSEPLGRALSRIATNALKGHAKAAAAKKSRKNRPNASGGVASAGPGPESTAASEPVVKLYYREEAVAEDVLNVDAWQDGAVLQIGDVKYKVERNPPAFTELQLPRYIMAGFPVCPKLSLEFGDPASSVFRWYKEAKAGAAEPEGGGPSSLSPSSPSAGWTETGVNERVYTPSNADIGLRLKLHCTPGNGQRFGPSRELESVCPVEAGPGTCTFDHRHLYTKKVTDDSLIRTVSYNLLADTYAQTEFSRSVLYPYCAPYALELDYRQNLIQKELTGYNADLICLQEVDRSVFTDSLVPALEAFGLEGVFRIKQHEGLATFYRKAKFTLLSQHDISFHEALESDPLHKELLEKLVLYPSAQERVLQRSSVLQVSVLQSTKDSSKRICVANTHLYWHPKGGYIRLIQMAVALAHIRHVSCDLYPDIPVIFCGDFNSTPSTGMYHFVVNGSIPEDHEDWASNGEEERCNMSLTHFFKLKSACGEPAYTNYVGGFHGCLDYIFIDLNALEVEQVIPLPSHEEVTTHQALPSVSHPSDHIALVCDLKWK is encoded by the exons ATGTGGAGACTCCCGGGTTCCCGCGCCGCGCTTCGTGGGGTCCGCACGGCGGTGGAGCGGCACACTCGGGCCGAGGCGGCGACTGAGAAAGCGGCGGGCGCCATGGAGCGCGCTGTAGTGCGCTGTGTGCCCTCCGAGCCTAAGCTAAGCCTGTCGTTCGCGCTGGCCGACGGCAGCCACAAGAACATGCAGCGCGACCAAAGCGAGCCGCTGGGTCGGGCTCTCAGCCGGATAGCAACCAATGCCCTTAAAGGCCACGCTAAGGCGGCCGCTGCCAAGAAGAGCAGGAAGAACCGGCCAAATGCAAGTGGTGGCGTGGCCTCTGCGGGGCCTGGGCCCGAGTCGACTGCGGCCTCCGAGCCCGTGGTGAAGCTGTACTACCGGGAGGAGGCAGTGGCTGAGGACGTGCTCAACGTGGACGCCTGGCAGGACGGCGCGGTGCTGCAGATTGGCGATGTCAAGTACAAGGTGGAGCGCAACCCGCCCGCCTTCACCGAGCTGCAGTTGCCACGCTACATCATGGCCGGTTTCCCGGTTTGCCCCAAGCTCAGCCTCGAATTTGGGGATCCCGCCAGCTCCGTCTTCCGCTGGTACAAGGAAGCCAAAGCCGGAGCGGCAGAGCCAGAGGGCGGGGGCCCCTCGTCATTGTCTCCCTCTTCACCCTCTGCTGGTTGGACGGAGACGGGTGTGAACGAGCGCGTCTACACGCCGTCCAATGCCGACATCGGGCTCCGACTGAAGCTTCATTGCACCCCAGGCAATGGGCAGCGCTTCGGGCCAAGCCGGGAGTTGGAAAGTGTGTGTCCCGTGGAGGCAGGGCCTGGCACGTGCACCTTTGACCACAGGCATCTCTACACCAAGAAAGTGACGGACGACTCCCTCATCCGCACGGTCTCTTACAACCTCCTGGCCGACACGTACGCCCAGACGGAGTTTTCGAGGAGCGTCCTTTACCCGTACTGTGCCCCTTACGCCCTGGAACTCGACTACCGCCAGAACCTTATCCAGAAGGAGCTCACGGGCTACAACGCTGATCTCATCTGTTTGCAAGAGGTTGATCGCAGCGTGTTTACAGACAGCTTGGTGCCGGCCCTCGAGGCCTTTGGGCTGGAGGGCGTGTTTAGAATCAAGCAGCACGAAGGCCTGGCTACTTTCTACCGAAAGGCCAAATTCACTCTCCTTAGCCAGCATGACATTTCTTTCCATGAAGCCCTGGAGTCCGACCCACTTCACAAAGAACTGCTGGAGAAGTTAGTTTTGTACCCGTCTGCGCAGGAGAGGGTGCTCCAGAGATCTTCTGTCCTCCAG GTTTCTGTTCTTCAGTCTACCAAGGACTCTTCTAAAAGGATATGTGTTGCTAATACCCATCTCTACTGGCATCCAAAAG GTGGGTACATTCGTCTCATTCAAATGGCAGTAGCCTTGGCTCACATTAGACATGTCTCGTGTGATCTGTATCCTGATATACCAGTTATATTTTGTGGAGACTTTAATAGTACCCCATCAACAGGAATGTATCATTTTGTTGTCAACGGCAGCATCCCAGAGGATCATGAAGACTGGGCTTCCAATGGGGAAGAGGAACGGTGCAACATGTCCCTTACCCATTTCTTCAAATTGAAAAGTGCTTGTGGTGAACCTGCTTACACTAATTACGTTGGTGGCTTTCATGGATGTCTGGACTACATTTTCATTGACTTAAATGCTCTAGAGGTTGAACAGGTGATTCCATTACCTAGTCATGAAGAAGTTACCACCCACCAGGCCTTACCTAGTGTTTCCCATCCCTCTGATCACATAGCACTTGTATgtgatttaaaatggaaatag